The genomic segment CAGAAAAATCCATTTGTCGCCATGCTTCATAAACAGTGATAGCCACGGCGTTTGATAAATTTAAGCTGCGATTATCCGGCATCATCGGCAGGCGAATGCGGCGATCTGCAGCAAATTCTGCGCGAATTTCTTCTGGCAAGCCTCGTGTTTCTGGACCGAACACAAAAACGTCACCTTTCTCGTAGATAATGCGGTCGTGCCTTGCCGATCCTTTTGTGGTCATGGCAAAAAAACGATGGCCAGCTAAAGATTTCTGACAATCGGCCCATGATTCGTGGATCTGCATACTGGAAAACTCGTGGTAATCCAGTCCGGCGC from the Iodobacter fluviatilis genome contains:
- the trmL gene encoding tRNA (uridine(34)/cytosine(34)/5-carboxymethylaminomethyluridine(34)-2'-O)-methyltransferase TrmL — its product is MFHIVLFQPEIPPNTGNVIRLAANTGCSLHLVKPLGFELDDKRMRRAGLDYHEFSSMQIHESWADCQKSLAGHRFFAMTTKGSARHDRIIYEKGDVFVFGPETRGLPEEIRAEFAADRRIRLPMMPDNRSLNLSNAVAITVYEAWRQMDFSGAS